The following are encoded together in the Parabacteroides chongii genome:
- the cysC gene encoding adenylyl-sulfate kinase → MEEKQNNIYPIFDRMMGREDKETLLKQRSVMVWFTGLSGSGKSTIAIALERELHQRGLLCRILDGDNIRSGINNNLGFSPADRVENIRRIAEVSKLFIDTGVITIAAFISPNNELREMASSIIGKENFLEIYVNTPIEECERRDVKGLYAKARKGEIKDFTGVSAPFEAPEHPALSLDTSVLSLEESVNRLLGLILPKVKI, encoded by the coding sequence ATGGAAGAAAAACAAAATAACATTTATCCGATTTTCGATCGGATGATGGGACGGGAAGATAAGGAAACTTTATTGAAACAACGGAGTGTGATGGTATGGTTTACCGGGCTTAGCGGTTCGGGTAAAAGTACGATTGCCATAGCGTTGGAGCGTGAGTTGCATCAGCGTGGCTTGTTATGCCGTATTTTGGACGGAGATAATATCCGCAGCGGTATCAATAATAATTTAGGATTCTCACCGGCAGACCGTGTCGAGAATATCCGCCGCATTGCAGAGGTAAGCAAACTATTTATCGATACCGGTGTTATAACCATAGCGGCTTTTATCAGTCCGAACAACGAGTTGAGGGAGATGGCTTCGTCTATTATCGGAAAAGAAAATTTCCTGGAAATCTATGTAAACACACCGATCGAAGAATGTGAACGACGCGATGTGAAAGGATTGTATGCAAAAGCCCGTAAGGGAGAGATCAAAGACTTTACAGGCGTTTCAGCCCCGTTCGAAGCTCCGGAGCATCCGGCATTATCGTTGGATACATCGGTGTTGAGCCTGGAAGAGTCCGTCAATAGGTTGTTGGGGTTGATATTACCCAAAGTAAAAATATAA
- the cysQ gene encoding 3'(2'),5'-bisphosphate nucleotidase CysQ, whose protein sequence is MMNYSNYLYIAIRAAIDAGKAIMDIYTDPASDFEIERKADNSPLTKADKAAHKLIVNVLSVTPYPILSEEGKDIPYAERSSWETFWLVDPLDGTKEFIKKNGEFTVNIALIQKGVPVLGVIYVPVRKELYFSADSLGAYKLVADCDHQPSMDEIMQKANRLPVSMAHQGVVVVASRSHQSSETTDFIENLRKQGQPVTLISSGSSLKICLVAEGSADIYPRFAPTMEWDTAAGHAIARGAGCDVFHIDGRTPLKYNKEDLHNPWFIVKALSSIC, encoded by the coding sequence ATGATGAACTATTCGAACTATCTTTACATTGCTATCCGGGCAGCGATAGATGCCGGGAAAGCTATCATGGATATTTATACAGACCCTGCATCTGATTTTGAAATTGAACGTAAAGCTGATAATTCTCCGTTGACAAAAGCAGACAAAGCCGCTCATAAACTGATCGTGAATGTTCTTTCCGTAACCCCGTATCCGATATTGAGCGAGGAAGGAAAAGATATTCCTTATGCCGAACGTTCTTCTTGGGAGACATTCTGGTTGGTCGATCCGTTGGATGGTACCAAGGAATTTATAAAGAAAAACGGTGAGTTTACTGTGAATATTGCTTTGATCCAGAAGGGGGTACCCGTTTTGGGTGTTATTTACGTTCCGGTACGCAAAGAATTATATTTCTCTGCTGATTCGTTGGGCGCATATAAACTGGTTGCGGATTGTGATCATCAGCCCTCTATGGATGAGATCATGCAAAAGGCCAATCGTCTGCCTGTTTCCATGGCACATCAGGGAGTTGTCGTTGTTGCCTCCCGTTCACATCAGAGCTCGGAGACGACGGATTTTATCGAAAATCTGCGGAAACAAGGACAGCCTGTTACGTTGATCAGTAGCGGCAGCAGTCTGAAAATATGCCTGGTAGCGGAAGGAAGTGCGGATATTTATCCCCGTTTCGCTCCGACGATGGAATGGGATACGGCAGCCGGTCATGCTATAGCCAGAGGCGCGGGATGTGATGTATTTCATATAGATGGCCGAACGCCTTTGAAATACAATAAGGAAGATTTGCACAACCCGTGGTTTATAGTTAAAGCCCTTTCTTCCATTTGCTGA
- a CDS encoding SLC13 family permease, giving the protein MNYEILFVLLALAGMVAALIWDRMRPGMILLSVVVLFLVAGILTPKEMLEGFSNKGMITVAMLFLVSEGVRQSGALGQLIKKLLPESKTTVLKAQVRMLPPIAFVSAFLNNTPVVVIFAPIIKRWAESVKLPATKFLIPLSYVTILGGICTLIGTSTNLVVHGMVIDAGYEGFTMFELGKVGIFIAIAGILYLFAFSNKLLPDSRQDNHVDEEEEGSPGNLHRVEAVLGSRFPGINKTLGEFNFTRHYGAIVKEVKSGGERFTHDLDKVTLHEGDTLVLWADDTFIPTWGESSVFLMLANGSENTEPVSKKKRWLALGLLIFMIVGATIGELPAVKEAIPNMRLDMFFFVCITTIVMAWTKIFPPKKYTKYISWDILITIACAFAISKAMENSGFASLVASYIISMADNFGPYALLAIIFIITNIFTELITNNAAAALSFPIALSVATQLGVNPTPFFVVICMAASASFSSPIGYQTNLIVQGIGSYKFTDFVRIGLPLNLITFLISVFVIPMIWKF; this is encoded by the coding sequence ATGAACTACGAAATATTATTTGTATTGCTGGCCCTGGCCGGAATGGTGGCTGCGTTAATATGGGACAGGATGCGACCGGGAATGATACTACTTTCCGTTGTAGTATTATTCCTTGTTGCTGGTATATTGACTCCTAAAGAGATGCTGGAGGGCTTTAGTAATAAAGGAATGATAACGGTTGCCATGCTCTTTTTGGTGAGTGAAGGTGTTCGCCAGAGCGGGGCCTTGGGGCAGCTGATCAAAAAGCTTCTTCCGGAAAGTAAAACAACTGTTCTGAAAGCGCAGGTCCGTATGCTTCCTCCTATAGCATTCGTGTCTGCGTTTCTTAATAATACGCCTGTTGTCGTTATTTTCGCCCCGATCATTAAGCGGTGGGCGGAGTCTGTAAAACTTCCGGCAACAAAATTCCTTATTCCTCTTTCTTATGTAACCATATTGGGAGGTATTTGTACGTTGATCGGAACATCTACCAACCTGGTTGTTCATGGCATGGTGATAGACGCCGGTTATGAGGGCTTTACCATGTTTGAACTGGGAAAAGTCGGAATTTTTATTGCTATAGCCGGTATATTATACCTGTTTGCTTTTTCCAATAAGTTATTACCCGATTCCCGCCAGGATAATCATGTGGATGAAGAAGAGGAAGGCAGCCCGGGTAACCTGCATCGTGTGGAAGCTGTGTTAGGTTCCCGCTTTCCGGGTATTAATAAAACATTGGGAGAATTTAACTTTACCCGCCATTACGGTGCAATTGTGAAAGAGGTAAAAAGTGGGGGAGAACGCTTTACCCACGATCTCGATAAAGTAACCTTGCACGAAGGAGATACATTGGTTTTATGGGCAGACGATACGTTTATACCTACCTGGGGAGAATCGAGTGTCTTCCTGATGCTGGCAAACGGTAGCGAGAATACGGAGCCGGTATCGAAAAAGAAACGCTGGCTGGCTTTAGGCTTGCTGATCTTTATGATCGTCGGCGCGACAATCGGTGAGTTGCCTGCAGTGAAGGAAGCTATTCCGAATATGAGGTTGGATATGTTCTTCTTTGTTTGTATCACCACGATCGTTATGGCCTGGACAAAGATATTCCCACCTAAAAAGTATACGAAATACATCTCGTGGGATATACTGATCACCATTGCCTGCGCTTTTGCCATCAGTAAAGCGATGGAGAATTCCGGCTTTGCATCGTTGGTTGCCAGCTATATTATCAGTATGGCGGATAACTTCGGACCTTATGCTTTACTTGCCATTATCTTTATCATTACGAATATATTCACAGAACTGATCACGAACAATGCGGCAGCTGCTTTGAGTTTTCCGATCGCACTGTCGGTCGCTACCCAGCTGGGAGTCAATCCGACCCCTTTCTTTGTAGTGATCTGTATGGCTGCATCGGCCAGTTTCAGTTCGCCGATCGGTTATCAGACCAATCTGATCGTGCAGGGTATCGGTAGTTATAAGTTCACCGACTTTGTCCGCATCGGATTGCCGTTGAACCTGATCACATTCCTGATATCTGTGTTCGTAATACCAATGATCTGGAAATTCTAA
- a CDS encoding DUF4272 domain-containing protein produces MEKANITLYTVIGNPDRIVTSIRDRFKEMTKELTSENGAIILTLADDSNITFNISHQQDKPDFIASHTAGMANYFASAQTPLVELKENVLRQIRVFNCITGIIFEVDDNEDRTNYIINCLFAVANDVNGFLLYPSMQIYTKEGKLLFSIQGESQLTEFIPIGNADLLDANRPEEAPADVERRLRSIALLEARNIPYMEHLHSEALESEVKLRSREEMVKRAAALFAVAVYSEVMLSEDSDREAARSYFNKMDELYGVKSYITPHEAAYINNPEPEEQECIQFGWRYECCGVLLWAAGVVDDLSYPSTIIDVPVLAAIFWQHKGIGNLLSKGFARPKSEILDAADITLRYDWACVEARIHGKEAPASLNGGVVMERHYAFNWIIGANNGADWDHIQPNT; encoded by the coding sequence ATGGAAAAAGCAAACATCACGTTATACACAGTAATCGGCAATCCAGACCGTATCGTAACCTCTATCCGGGATCGGTTCAAAGAGATGACAAAAGAGCTTACATCAGAAAACGGAGCTATCATCCTGACACTTGCAGACGACTCTAACATCACTTTCAACATCAGCCATCAACAGGATAAACCGGACTTTATCGCATCGCATACAGCCGGCATGGCCAACTATTTCGCTTCCGCCCAGACACCATTGGTCGAACTGAAAGAAAATGTGCTGCGTCAAATCCGCGTATTCAACTGTATAACAGGTATTATATTCGAAGTCGATGATAACGAAGACCGGACGAACTATATCATCAATTGCCTTTTCGCCGTCGCCAACGATGTGAACGGCTTCCTGCTCTATCCTAGCATGCAGATATATACGAAAGAGGGGAAACTACTGTTCTCTATCCAGGGCGAAAGCCAACTGACGGAGTTTATCCCGATCGGCAACGCAGACCTGTTGGATGCAAACCGCCCGGAAGAGGCTCCGGCTGATGTGGAAAGACGTTTACGTTCTATAGCACTCCTTGAAGCAAGAAATATTCCTTATATGGAACATTTACACAGCGAGGCGCTGGAAAGCGAAGTTAAACTGAGAAGCCGCGAAGAAATGGTGAAGCGGGCGGCGGCATTATTCGCCGTTGCGGTTTATTCGGAAGTGATGTTATCGGAAGACTCCGACCGGGAAGCAGCACGCTCCTATTTTAATAAAATGGATGAATTATACGGAGTAAAATCATATATTACACCCCATGAAGCAGCATATATCAATAACCCGGAACCGGAAGAGCAAGAATGTATACAGTTTGGATGGCGATATGAATGTTGTGGCGTACTGCTTTGGGCGGCTGGTGTGGTAGACGATCTGTCTTATCCTTCCACTATCATCGACGTCCCCGTCCTTGCTGCCATCTTCTGGCAACATAAAGGGATCGGCAATTTATTGTCCAAAGGATTCGCACGTCCTAAATCAGAGATCCTGGATGCCGCCGATATTACATTACGTTACGACTGGGCTTGCGTCGAAGCACGTATTCACGGGAAAGAAGCTCCTGCCTCACTCAACGGAGGAGTCGTTATGGAGCGCCATTATGCTTTCAACTGGATCATTGGCGCTAATAACGGAGCCGACTGGGATCATATCCAGCCAAACACATAA
- a CDS encoding Gfo/Idh/MocA family oxidoreductase: protein MDKIKTGLAAYGMSGQVFHAPFISTNPHFELTAITERSKNLARERYPDARTVRSFDELVDMTDLELIVVNTPDSSHYEYARRALEAGKHVIVEKPFTQTVEEANELVALADRKGLTLSVYQNRRWDSDFLTVKEVLEKKLLGRLVEFESTFPRFRNFIKQGTWKETGEAGGGITYNLGAHVIDQAVQLFGMPEAVFADIAILRDNGLVDDYFIIHLLKPSKVPEVKITLKASYLMCEREPRFMLHGTEGSFVKYGLDRQEADLTNGLMPDAPYWGEEDPEIWGLLHTEKNGVDVREKYPSIPGNYDAFYENIFQHIRNGETLLSDARGVINVIRLIEAAWESSRSGKVINLNP from the coding sequence ATGGATAAAATAAAAACGGGATTGGCTGCCTACGGAATGTCAGGACAGGTATTTCATGCACCGTTTATCAGCACGAATCCCCATTTCGAATTAACCGCTATCACAGAACGCAGTAAAAATCTGGCTAGGGAACGTTATCCTGATGCACGTACTGTCCGGAGTTTTGACGAACTGGTCGATATGACTGATCTAGAGCTGATCGTAGTCAACACACCCGACAGTTCTCATTATGAATATGCCCGTCGCGCACTCGAAGCCGGCAAACATGTGATCGTAGAAAAGCCGTTTACACAAACTGTAGAAGAGGCTAACGAGCTGGTTGCCCTTGCAGACCGGAAGGGACTGACATTAAGCGTCTACCAGAACAGACGCTGGGACAGCGATTTCCTAACAGTCAAAGAGGTATTAGAGAAAAAGTTATTGGGACGCTTGGTCGAGTTCGAATCGACTTTCCCCCGTTTCCGCAACTTCATCAAACAGGGGACCTGGAAAGAAACAGGCGAAGCGGGAGGCGGAATAACTTACAATCTGGGGGCACACGTAATAGATCAAGCTGTACAGTTGTTCGGCATGCCGGAAGCTGTTTTTGCCGATATTGCTATTTTACGCGACAATGGCCTGGTGGACGATTATTTTATAATTCACCTGCTCAAACCATCGAAAGTACCGGAAGTGAAGATCACATTGAAAGCCAGCTATCTGATGTGTGAACGTGAACCGCGGTTCATGCTGCACGGGACAGAGGGTTCATTTGTCAAATATGGTCTCGACAGACAGGAAGCCGACCTAACAAACGGACTGATGCCTGACGCACCTTATTGGGGAGAAGAAGATCCTGAAATCTGGGGACTGCTTCACACTGAGAAGAATGGTGTGGATGTACGGGAGAAATATCCGAGTATTCCGGGTAATTATGATGCTTTCTACGAAAACATTTTCCAGCACATCCGCAATGGAGAAACTTTGCTGAGTGATGCCCGTGGAGTAATAAACGTAATACGCCTGATCGAAGCAGCGTGGGAAAGCAGCCGGTCAGGAAAAGTTATAAATCTGAATCCGTAA